A stretch of the Alphaproteobacteria bacterium genome encodes the following:
- a CDS encoding Hpt domain-containing protein yields the protein MPDSQAQATTGRRSVNGQTIPSDPEAALRAAEAEVSALGGAFLTQAEAEIRYIRDLAIAARTKRAPDDATNRMFTIAHNLKGQGGTFDYPLLSQIAASLCDLLNQHTAERGRVLTIVDHHVAALDIIVQRRLSGSGGALGTQLVNRLRALNATA from the coding sequence ATGCCCGACAGCCAAGCCCAGGCCACCACCGGCCGGCGGTCCGTCAACGGCCAGACCATCCCGAGCGATCCCGAAGCCGCCCTGCGCGCCGCAGAAGCGGAAGTCAGTGCGCTGGGCGGCGCCTTTCTTACCCAGGCGGAGGCGGAGATTCGCTACATCCGCGACCTGGCCATTGCCGCGCGCACCAAGCGCGCGCCGGACGACGCGACCAACCGCATGTTCACCATTGCCCACAATCTGAAGGGTCAGGGCGGCACCTTCGACTACCCTCTGCTCAGCCAGATTGCTGCCAGCCTGTGCGATCTTCTGAACCAGCACACCGCTGAACGCGGTCGGGTTCTGACAATCGTCGATCATCACGTCGCGGCGCTGGACATTATCGTTCAGCGTCGGTTGAGCGGCAGCGGCGGCGCACTCGGCACCCAGCTGGTCAACCGGCTGCGCGCGCTGAACGCCACCGCGTGA
- a CDS encoding SIMPL domain-containing protein (The SIMPL domain is named for its presence in mouse protein SIMPL (signalling molecule that associates with mouse pelle-like kinase). Bacterial member BP26, from Brucella, was shown to assemble into a channel-like structure, while YggE from E. coli has been associated with resistance to oxidative stress.), which translates to MLSIHHRIRPLHVGRPAVLIALLVAGLTTAFMVWSPAAAAQDGAVVTAPDPVLRVSGSGVVVAVPDMARFEAGVVVQARTAGQALTANGQALNAALEQFAGLGIARRDIRSTQISLSPLYDRPAGGQAPRISGYQAASTLHLVIRDLDRIGAVLDAATQAGLNQAGGLSFDVSDRVALENEALALAVEAALVKARVMAAAAGVTAGRIIELTSESRQAPPYRTMALEARAGDGSVPVVPGELTVSAEVHLVMALTAP; encoded by the coding sequence ATGCTGTCCATTCATCATCGTATCCGGCCCTTGCACGTAGGCCGGCCCGCTGTGCTGATCGCCCTCCTGGTCGCCGGATTGACGACGGCCTTCATGGTATGGTCGCCGGCAGCGGCCGCTCAGGACGGCGCGGTGGTGACGGCACCGGACCCGGTGCTGCGGGTCAGTGGCAGCGGCGTGGTAGTCGCCGTGCCGGACATGGCCCGGTTCGAAGCCGGCGTGGTTGTGCAGGCGCGCACCGCCGGCCAGGCCCTGACCGCCAATGGGCAAGCCCTGAACGCGGCGCTGGAGCAGTTCGCCGGCCTGGGCATCGCCCGGCGCGATATACGTTCGACGCAGATCTCTCTGTCGCCGCTGTATGACCGTCCGGCCGGCGGGCAAGCGCCCCGCATCAGCGGCTATCAGGCAGCCAGCACCCTGCATCTGGTGATCCGTGATCTGGACCGGATCGGTGCCGTGCTGGATGCGGCGACGCAGGCCGGGCTCAACCAGGCCGGCGGCCTGTCCTTCGATGTCAGTGATCGGGTCGCCCTTGAGAATGAGGCGCTGGCCCTGGCGGTGGAGGCGGCGCTGGTCAAGGCCCGGGTGATGGCCGCCGCCGCCGGCGTGACGGCGGGACGAATCATCGAGCTGACCAGCGAGTCCCGGCAGGCGCCGCCGTACAGGACCATGGCGTTGGAAGCGCGGGCAGGTGATGGCAGTGTGCCGGTAGTGCCGGGCGAGCTGACCGTCAGCGCCGAGGTGCACCTGGTGATGGCGCTGACGGCGCCCTAG
- the glpD gene encoding glycerol-3-phosphate dehydrogenase: MTAPESCDLLVIGGGINGVAIAREAALRGLSVVLVEQDDLAAATSSASSKLAHGGLRYLEQGAFGLVRQSLNERSALLAAAPHIVRPLRFVLPHDSDLRPAWRLRLGLLLYDLLSGAPTTLSPFSRVPPPLPASAGLDLSAAPEGAPLKAGLRRAFTYSDAWVEDSRLTVLTAMDAARMGARILTRSRCVSARPDQADPRTWRITLAANGPGGVSAEVAARGLINVAGPWVSQVEQQVIAGGEALPVRLVRGSHIVVPRLHHGDHAYILQAADRRIVFVLPYERDFSLIGTTDAPLTSLPDTIEASGEEIAYLLNVVGRWFRQPPTRDQVVATFAGIRALADDGRAEARAVTREYALHLAPSVPPRLSVVGGKLTTHRHLARQALDRMAPRIGQVRGPVTTLRRSLLSNAVIALRPVATPVLPARQTVHALEFDHAAAATLPGGDLPAGGVDDIAATLRTRVADMPAALADRLAGTYGTLSLDLTAGCSALADLGPDLGGGMSPVELRWLRAHEWARTAEDVLWRRTRLGLTAPSGTAERITRWFAQQPT, encoded by the coding sequence ATGACCGCCCCTGAATCCTGCGACCTGCTCGTCATTGGCGGCGGCATCAATGGCGTGGCAATCGCCCGCGAGGCGGCGCTGCGCGGCCTGTCCGTCGTTCTGGTGGAACAGGATGACCTGGCCGCCGCCACCTCGTCGGCCTCCAGCAAGCTGGCCCATGGCGGACTGCGCTATCTGGAACAGGGCGCGTTCGGCCTCGTCCGTCAGTCCCTCAACGAGCGCAGCGCCCTGCTCGCCGCAGCCCCGCACATTGTGCGGCCCCTGCGCTTTGTGCTGCCCCATGACTCCGACCTGCGGCCCGCCTGGCGCCTGCGCCTGGGGTTGCTGCTCTATGACCTGCTGAGTGGCGCGCCAACCACCCTCAGCCCGTTCAGCCGGGTGCCGCCGCCGCTACCGGCCAGCGCCGGACTCGATCTCAGTGCAGCGCCGGAAGGCGCGCCCCTCAAAGCCGGGTTGCGCCGCGCCTTCACCTATTCCGATGCCTGGGTCGAGGATTCGCGCCTTACGGTGCTCACCGCCATGGATGCCGCCCGCATGGGCGCCCGCATCCTGACCCGCAGCCGCTGCGTCTCGGCCCGTCCCGACCAGGCCGACCCGCGCACCTGGCGTATCACCCTCGCCGCCAACGGCCCCGGCGGCGTCAGCGCCGAGGTCGCCGCCCGCGGCCTGATCAACGTGGCCGGACCATGGGTCAGCCAGGTGGAGCAGCAGGTCATCGCCGGCGGCGAGGCCCTGCCCGTGCGCCTGGTCCGCGGCAGTCATATCGTGGTGCCGCGGCTTCACCACGGCGATCACGCCTATATCCTGCAGGCGGCGGACCGCCGCATCGTCTTCGTCCTGCCCTATGAGCGGGACTTTAGCCTGATCGGCACCACCGACGCGCCACTGACCAGCCTGCCCGACACCATCGAAGCGTCGGGGGAGGAAATCGCCTATCTGCTGAATGTCGTGGGCCGCTGGTTCCGGCAACCGCCGACCCGTGACCAGGTCGTCGCCACCTTTGCCGGCATCCGCGCGCTGGCCGATGACGGCCGGGCCGAGGCCCGCGCCGTCACCCGCGAATATGCCCTGCATCTGGCGCCGTCTGTGCCGCCGCGGCTGTCTGTGGTCGGCGGCAAGCTCACCACCCACCGCCATCTGGCGCGCCAGGCACTGGACCGCATGGCGCCGCGCATCGGCCAGGTCCGGGGTCCGGTGACCACTCTGCGGCGCAGCCTGTTGTCAAACGCGGTTATCGCTCTGCGTCCTGTCGCCACGCCCGTGCTGCCAGCCAGGCAGACCGTGCACGCCCTCGAATTTGACCACGCCGCCGCGGCCACTCTGCCCGGCGGCGACCTGCCGGCCGGCGGCGTTGACGACATTGCCGCTACGCTACGAACGCGTGTGGCGGATATGCCGGCGGCTCTCGCCGACCGCCTGGCCGGTACCTACGGCACCCTGTCCCTTGATCTGACGGCCGGCTGTTCTGCGCTGGCCGATCTGGGGCCGGATCTGGGCGGCGGCATGAGCCCGGTGGAGTTGCGCTGGCTGCGCGCCCATGAATGGGCCCGCACCGCTGAAGACGTGCTGTGGCGACGCACCCGTCTCGGCCTCACCGCGCCCTCCGGCACGGCCGAGCGCATCACCCGCTGGTTCGCGCAGCAGCCGACCTAG
- the glpK gene encoding glycerol kinase GlpK, which yields MAALPLILAIDQGTTSTRALLFDGAGGVQATAQVALPQIFPRDGWVEHDPEIIWRDTVQVCRDALATASDRAVAAVGITNQRETAIVWDRASGRPVHNAIVWQDRRGAALCQRMVADGHEAMIQARTGLLADSYFSASKIVWLLDHVDGARAAAQAGRLAFGTVDSFLLWRLTDGKVHATDATNAARTLLFDVHRQDWDEDLLRLFGVPRAMLPEVVDCAGRFGETTPSLFGQTMAITGMAGDQHAAMVGQACVAPGMMKATFGTGGFIMLNTGDRVVASRNRLLTTPAWRLDGRVTWALEGSIFVAGAALQWLRDGLGVIGAAAESEPLARALDGNGGVYLVPAFTGLGAPHWDAAARGALFGLTRDTGRGHLARAALEAVAYQTCDLLQAMQADGAPPPATLRVDGGMAVNDWLMQFLADMADLPVERAATAEATAAGAALLAGYGAGLHESVERASQVWRAAGRFDPGMTLASRQALVRGWQTAIGRLRGSPA from the coding sequence ATGGCCGCTTTGCCATTGATCCTGGCGATTGATCAGGGAACCACCAGCACCCGCGCCCTGCTGTTTGATGGGGCCGGTGGCGTTCAGGCCACGGCGCAGGTGGCGCTGCCGCAGATATTTCCGCGCGACGGCTGGGTCGAGCATGACCCGGAAATCATCTGGCGGGACACGGTGCAGGTGTGCCGCGACGCTCTGGCGACGGCCAGCGACCGCGCGGTAGCCGCCGTCGGCATCACCAACCAGCGCGAGACCGCCATCGTGTGGGATCGTGCGTCCGGCCGGCCGGTCCACAACGCCATTGTCTGGCAGGACCGGCGCGGCGCCGCATTGTGCCAGCGCATGGTGGCGGATGGCCATGAGGCGATGATTCAGGCGCGCACCGGGCTGCTGGCGGACTCCTATTTCTCGGCCAGCAAGATCGTCTGGCTGCTGGACCATGTGGATGGCGCGCGGGCGGCGGCGCAAGCCGGACGGCTGGCCTTCGGCACGGTGGACAGTTTCCTGCTGTGGCGTCTGACCGACGGCAAGGTGCACGCCACAGACGCCACCAATGCGGCGCGCACGCTTCTGTTTGATGTTCATCGCCAGGACTGGGACGAAGATCTGCTGCGCCTGTTTGGTGTGCCACGGGCGATGCTGCCCGAGGTGGTGGATTGCGCCGGACGGTTCGGCGAAACGACGCCATCGCTGTTCGGCCAGACCATGGCGATTACCGGCATGGCCGGTGATCAACATGCGGCCATGGTGGGCCAGGCCTGCGTTGCGCCGGGCATGATGAAGGCAACTTTCGGTACCGGCGGTTTCATAATGCTGAATACCGGCGACAGGGTGGTCGCCTCCCGCAACCGTCTGCTGACCACCCCGGCGTGGCGGCTGGACGGCCGGGTGACCTGGGCGCTGGAAGGCAGCATCTTCGTGGCTGGTGCGGCGCTGCAGTGGCTGCGCGATGGTCTGGGCGTGATCGGTGCGGCGGCGGAGAGTGAGCCGCTGGCCCGCGCCCTGGACGGCAATGGCGGGGTTTATCTGGTGCCTGCCTTCACCGGCCTCGGCGCACCGCACTGGGATGCGGCGGCGCGCGGCGCGCTGTTCGGTCTGACGCGGGATACGGGGCGGGGCCATCTGGCGCGCGCCGCACTGGAGGCGGTGGCCTACCAGACCTGCGACCTGCTGCAGGCCATGCAGGCGGACGGTGCGCCTCCGCCGGCGACACTGCGGGTCGATGGCGGCATGGCGGTTAATGACTGGTTGATGCAGTTTCTGGCAGACATGGCGGACCTGCCGGTGGAACGGGCGGCGACGGCCGAAGCGACGGCGGCAGGCGCCGCCCTGCTGGCCGGCTATGGCGCGGGGCTCCATGAGTCGGTGGAGCGGGCGAGCCAGGTGTGGCGCGCCGCCGGCCGTTTCGACCCGGGCATGACGCTGGCCAGTCGGCAGGCGCTGGTCCGCGGCTGGCAGACGGCCATCGGCCGGCTGCGCGGTTCGCCGGCCTGA
- a CDS encoding leucyl aminopeptidase family protein → MLNHLVARASRDTVPLRIIAKDDLAAWLKTQPAANQAWVAGQGFTAKAGSHLAVPDGKGGVTRVLVGQSASRQPWDYARLATALPAGRYALEGRPAASLASQVALGWALGCYAFTRYKADSKPKASLVWPAQADKPGVSATVEAIGLVRDLINTPANDMGPADLAVAARTLARRHKARISVTTGQQLLARNYPTIHMVGRAAGRGAEPRLIDLSWGRAAHPRVTLVGKGVCFDTGGLDLKPAAGMLEMKKDMGGAAHVLGLAHMIMAAKLPVRLRVLVPAVENSVSGNAMRPRDIVKTRKGLTVEIGNTDAEGRLVLCDALAEAVREKPAMIVDYATLTGAARVALGTDLPALFCNDDRLAEDILQAGQALEDPLWRMPLHQPYRELIRSPIADLNNVSDGPFAGAITAALFLEHFVDEATPWAHIDLMAGNRADRPGRPRGGEAQALRAVYQAIARRFPADGKKARR, encoded by the coding sequence GTGCTGAACCACCTCGTTGCCCGCGCCAGCCGGGATACTGTGCCGCTGCGTATCATTGCCAAGGATGATCTGGCGGCGTGGCTGAAGACACAGCCCGCAGCGAACCAGGCGTGGGTTGCCGGTCAGGGGTTCACCGCCAAGGCCGGCAGCCATCTGGCGGTGCCTGACGGCAAGGGCGGCGTGACGCGGGTGCTGGTCGGGCAGAGCGCCAGTCGCCAGCCCTGGGACTATGCACGCCTGGCGACGGCACTGCCGGCCGGACGCTATGCCCTGGAGGGCCGGCCAGCGGCGTCGCTGGCCAGTCAGGTGGCGCTGGGCTGGGCGCTCGGCTGCTATGCTTTCACCCGCTACAAGGCCGACAGCAAGCCGAAGGCCAGCCTGGTGTGGCCGGCCCAGGCCGACAAACCGGGCGTCAGCGCGACGGTAGAGGCGATCGGCCTGGTGCGCGACCTGATCAACACCCCGGCCAATGACATGGGCCCGGCCGATCTGGCCGTCGCGGCCCGGACCCTGGCCCGACGCCACAAAGCGCGGATCAGCGTGACCACCGGCCAGCAGCTTCTGGCGCGCAACTACCCGACCATCCACATGGTCGGCCGAGCGGCCGGGCGTGGCGCGGAGCCGCGTCTGATTGATCTGAGCTGGGGGCGGGCGGCGCACCCGCGGGTGACACTGGTAGGCAAGGGCGTGTGCTTCGACACCGGCGGACTCGACTTGAAACCGGCCGCCGGCATGCTGGAGATGAAGAAGGACATGGGCGGTGCGGCCCATGTGCTGGGATTGGCCCACATGATCATGGCGGCGAAACTTCCGGTGCGGCTGCGGGTGCTGGTGCCGGCGGTGGAGAACAGCGTCTCCGGCAACGCCATGCGGCCGCGCGACATCGTTAAGACGCGCAAGGGCCTGACGGTGGAGATCGGCAATACGGACGCGGAAGGCCGTCTTGTGTTGTGCGATGCGCTGGCCGAGGCGGTGCGCGAGAAGCCGGCGATGATCGTTGACTATGCGACGCTGACCGGTGCGGCGCGGGTCGCCCTTGGCACCGACCTGCCGGCGCTGTTCTGCAATGACGACCGGTTGGCGGAGGATATTCTGCAGGCGGGCCAGGCGCTGGAAGACCCGCTGTGGCGGATGCCCCTGCACCAGCCCTATCGCGAGTTGATCCGCAGCCCCATCGCCGACCTTAACAATGTTTCCGATGGCCCCTTTGCCGGCGCCATCACGGCGGCGCTGTTCCTCGAACACTTTGTCGATGAGGCCACGCCGTGGGCGCATATTGATCTGATGGCCGGCAACCGGGCCGACCGGCCTGGCCGGCCGCGTGGCGGCGAGGCGCAAGCCCTGCGGGCGGTCTATCAGGCGATCGCCCGGCGCTTTCCGGCCGATGGCAAAAAGGCCCGGCGCTAA
- a CDS encoding ABC transporter ATP-binding protein, which yields MAGSLLRIDDLAVDFHVQGRRIPAVDGVSLTLDKGETLALVGESGSGKSVTALSIMQLLPYPTARHPGGSIRFKGEEMIAAPQARLRAVRGAEIGMIFQEPKTALNPVHTIGRQVAESLILHQGLSRTAARARVLELLDMVRLSNARQRIGAFPHELSGGQIQRVVIAMALANQPDLLIADEPTTALDVTIQAQILELLEQLQSDLGMAMLFITHDLGIVRRFADLVAVMQAGKIVEQGAVAAVFDNPAHAYTRHLLSAEPSGRPTGPAPDAPIVVESPSLRVWYPIKGGVLRFTRGHVKAVNDVPVAVRQGQTLGVVGESGSGKTTLGMALLRLIPSQGDIRFDGTSIRDLRGRALRRLRSDMQIVFQDPFGSLSPRMSIAQIIEEGLRVHQPGLRAGARDEQIVQVMGEVGLDPATRHRYPHEFSGGQRQRVSIARALILKPRFIVLDEPTSALDRSVQAQVIDLLRDIQARHKLAYLFISHDLKVVRAIADHIVVLKDGYVMEAGPADQVFEQPRAPYTRALMRAAFDLQAADDDAGLLRD from the coding sequence ATGGCCGGATCGCTGTTGCGCATTGATGATCTGGCGGTGGACTTTCACGTCCAGGGGCGGCGCATTCCGGCGGTGGACGGCGTCAGCCTGACCCTGGACAAGGGCGAGACCCTGGCCTTGGTGGGGGAGAGCGGCAGCGGCAAGTCGGTCACCGCGCTGTCCATCATGCAGCTATTGCCCTACCCCACGGCGCGCCACCCCGGAGGCTCCATCCGCTTCAAGGGCGAAGAAATGATCGCAGCGCCGCAGGCCCGCCTACGGGCGGTGCGCGGGGCGGAGATCGGCATGATCTTCCAGGAGCCCAAGACCGCCCTCAATCCGGTCCACACCATCGGCCGCCAGGTGGCCGAGAGCCTGATTCTGCACCAGGGACTGAGCCGGACTGCGGCGCGGGCGCGTGTGCTGGAGCTGCTCGACATGGTCCGCCTGTCCAACGCGCGCCAGCGTATCGGCGCCTTTCCCCACGAACTGTCCGGCGGTCAGATTCAGCGAGTGGTCATCGCCATGGCGCTGGCCAACCAGCCGGACCTGCTGATCGCCGACGAGCCGACTACCGCGCTCGACGTCACCATCCAGGCGCAGATACTGGAGCTTCTGGAACAGCTGCAGTCGGACCTTGGCATGGCCATGCTGTTCATCACCCATGATCTGGGGATCGTCCGCCGTTTCGCCGACCTGGTGGCCGTCATGCAGGCGGGGAAAATCGTCGAGCAAGGGGCGGTCGCCGCCGTCTTCGACAATCCTGCGCACGCCTACACCCGCCACCTGCTGTCGGCTGAGCCGTCAGGCCGCCCGACCGGGCCAGCGCCGGACGCGCCCATCGTCGTTGAAAGCCCCAGCCTGCGGGTCTGGTATCCCATCAAGGGCGGCGTCCTGCGCTTTACCCGCGGCCACGTCAAGGCGGTCAACGACGTGCCGGTGGCCGTGCGCCAGGGCCAGACCCTGGGCGTGGTCGGTGAATCCGGCTCCGGCAAGACGACGCTGGGCATGGCCCTGCTGCGGCTGATTCCGAGCCAGGGCGATATCCGCTTCGACGGTACGTCCATCCGCGATTTGCGCGGCCGCGCCCTGCGCCGGTTGCGCAGCGACATGCAGATCGTCTTTCAGGATCCCTTCGGCAGCCTCAGCCCGCGCATGTCCATCGCCCAGATCATCGAGGAAGGGTTGCGGGTTCATCAGCCCGGCCTGCGTGCAGGCGCGCGAGACGAGCAGATCGTCCAGGTCATGGGCGAGGTGGGGCTCGATCCCGCCACCCGCCATCGCTACCCCCACGAGTTCTCCGGCGGTCAGCGCCAGCGTGTCTCCATCGCCCGGGCGCTGATCCTCAAACCCCGTTTCATCGTTCTGGACGAACCCACCAGCGCGCTGGATCGCAGCGTTCAGGCGCAGGTCATTGACCTGCTGCGCGACATTCAGGCCCGCCACAAGCTGGCCTATCTGTTCATCAGCCATGACCTGAAAGTGGTCCGCGCTATCGCCGACCATATTGTCGTGCTCAAGGACGGCTATGTCATGGAGGCCGGTCCGGCCGATCAGGTGTTTGAGCAACCGCGGGCCCCCTACACCCGGGCGCTCATGCGCGCCGCCTTCGATCTGCAGGCGGCGGACGACGATGCCGGTCTGCTGCGCGATTAG
- a CDS encoding ABC transporter permease, with protein sequence MLRLTPITRRRLDGFRRNRRGYWSFWIFALLFVVSLGADFIANDRPLLVRYDGAFYTPILTAYPETAFGGDFATEAEYSDPFVQDLIRQKGWIVWPLVPFRHDTVIRDLGRPAPSPPSARNWLGTDSQARDVLARMIHGYRISVAFGLVLTFFTSVIGIAAGAVQGYFGGLTDLLFQRFLEMWGSIPVLFLLIILSSLIVPGVASIFVIMLLFGWMSLVGVVRAEFLRARNLDYVRAARGLGVGNLTLMLRHMLPNAMVATITFVPFITAGSVTTLTSLDFLGFGLPPGSPSLGELLLQGRNNPQSPWLGISGFMVVAVMLTLLIFIGEAVRDAFDPRKAIT encoded by the coding sequence ATGCTGCGCCTGACACCCATCACCCGCCGGCGGCTCGATGGCTTTCGCCGCAACCGGCGCGGCTACTGGTCGTTCTGGATTTTTGCCCTGCTCTTCGTCGTCAGTCTCGGCGCTGATTTCATCGCCAATGACCGGCCCTTGCTGGTGCGCTACGACGGCGCGTTCTACACGCCGATCCTGACGGCCTATCCGGAAACCGCCTTCGGTGGTGATTTCGCCACCGAGGCGGAGTACAGCGATCCCTTCGTTCAGGATCTGATCCGGCAGAAGGGCTGGATCGTCTGGCCGCTGGTGCCGTTTCGCCATGACACGGTGATCCGCGATCTGGGCCGGCCCGCCCCCTCGCCGCCGTCGGCGCGCAACTGGCTGGGCACCGACAGCCAGGCGCGTGACGTGCTGGCCCGTATGATCCACGGCTATCGCATCTCGGTGGCCTTCGGCCTGGTTCTGACCTTCTTCACCTCGGTCATCGGAATCGCCGCCGGCGCAGTCCAGGGCTATTTCGGCGGCCTGACGGACCTGCTGTTCCAGCGCTTCCTGGAGATGTGGGGCAGCATTCCGGTGCTCTTCCTGCTGATCATCCTGTCCAGCCTTATCGTGCCGGGGGTCGCTTCCATTTTCGTCATCATGCTGCTGTTCGGCTGGATGTCGCTGGTCGGTGTGGTCAGGGCGGAGTTCCTGCGGGCGCGCAATCTGGACTATGTGCGCGCCGCCCGCGGTCTGGGCGTCGGCAACCTGACCCTCATGCTCCGTCATATGCTGCCCAATGCCATGGTGGCGACCATCACTTTCGTGCCGTTCATCACCGCCGGCTCGGTCACCACCCTCACCAGCCTGGACTTTCTGGGATTCGGCCTGCCGCCGGGCTCGCCGTCGCTTGGTGAACTGCTGCTGCAGGGCCGCAACAATCCGCAGTCACCCTGGCTCGGCATCTCCGGCTTCATGGTGGTCGCCGTCATGCTGACCCTGCTCATCTTCATCGGCGAGGCGGTGCGCGACGCCTTTGATCCGCGCAAGGCAATCACCTGA
- a CDS encoding microcin C ABC transporter permease YejB, with the protein MFAYILRRLFLVVPTLLGIVTINFFIIQAAPGGPVEQTLAELQGIDVDATARFSGAGADTVGGERGGDGLRGSENDITSRYRGARGLDPDLIREIEQLYGFDKPMFTRYVEMLVNYARFDFGESFRSNRTVVELVVDKMPVSISLGVWTTLLAYLISIPLGIAKAVRDGSRFDVATSYAVIIGMAIPSFLFAILLMILFAGGSFWQIFPLRGLISPEVADLPWYDLRKVLDYLWHLVLPIGAMAIGGFATLTLLTKNSFLDEINKQYVMTARSKGMSERRVLYGHVFRNAMLIVIAGFPGAFLGALFTGSLLIENIFSLDGLGLLGFESVINRDYPVVFGTLWFFSLIGLLFGILSDLMYVVVDPRIDFESRTT; encoded by the coding sequence GTGTTCGCCTATATCCTGCGACGGCTGTTCCTTGTCGTCCCGACTTTGCTCGGGATCGTCACCATCAACTTCTTCATCATCCAGGCCGCCCCCGGCGGGCCGGTGGAACAGACCCTGGCCGAGCTGCAGGGCATTGATGTGGACGCCACCGCCCGCTTCTCCGGCGCCGGCGCCGATACCGTCGGTGGTGAACGCGGTGGCGACGGCCTGCGCGGCAGCGAAAACGATATCACCAGCCGCTATCGCGGCGCCCGCGGACTCGATCCCGATCTGATCCGTGAAATCGAGCAGCTCTACGGCTTCGACAAGCCGATGTTCACCCGTTATGTGGAGATGCTCGTCAACTATGCCCGCTTCGATTTCGGCGAAAGTTTCCGCAGCAACCGAACGGTGGTCGAACTGGTGGTGGACAAGATGCCGGTTTCCATCTCGCTGGGCGTGTGGACCACCTTGCTGGCCTATCTCATTTCCATACCGCTGGGCATCGCCAAGGCGGTGCGTGACGGCAGCCGTTTCGATGTGGCGACCAGCTATGCGGTCATTATCGGCATGGCAATCCCCAGCTTCCTCTTCGCCATCCTGCTGATGATCCTGTTTGCCGGCGGGAGTTTCTGGCAGATCTTTCCCCTGCGCGGACTCATAAGCCCCGAGGTCGCCGATCTGCCCTGGTATGACCTGCGCAAGGTCCTGGATTATCTGTGGCACCTGGTGCTGCCGATCGGCGCCATGGCCATCGGCGGTTTCGCCACTCTGACCCTGCTGACCAAGAACTCGTTTCTCGACGAGATCAACAAGCAATACGTCATGACCGCGCGGTCCAAGGGCATGAGCGAGCGGCGCGTTCTCTATGGCCATGTCTTCCGCAACGCCATGCTGATCGTCATTGCCGGCTTTCCCGGCGCTTTCCTCGGTGCTCTGTTCACCGGTTCGCTGCTGATCGAGAACATCTTCTCGCTGGATGGCCTTGGCCTGCTGGGTTTCGAATCGGTCATCAACCGCGATTATCCGGTGGTCTTCGGTACGCTCTGGTTTTTCTCTCTCATCGGCCTCCTGTTCGGCATTCTCAGCGATCTGATGTATGTGGTGGTCGATCCCAGAATCGACTTCGAGAGCAGGACCACCTGA